In Agromyces archimandritae, one genomic interval encodes:
- the rsfS gene encoding ribosome silencing factor — MTASARARELTGIAARAADAKGGEDLVAIDVSEPLPFADVFLLVTGRSERNVQAIADGVDEALAEAGSPVLRREGRQSGRWELLDAGDVVVHVFHEEDRMYYGLERLWKDCPLVPFELPAPAPSTDA, encoded by the coding sequence ATGACCGCATCCGCCCGCGCCCGCGAGCTGACCGGGATCGCCGCACGCGCGGCCGACGCGAAAGGCGGTGAGGATCTCGTCGCGATCGACGTCTCCGAGCCCTTGCCGTTCGCCGACGTCTTCCTGCTCGTCACGGGGCGTTCCGAGCGCAACGTGCAGGCGATCGCCGACGGCGTGGACGAGGCCCTCGCCGAGGCCGGATCGCCGGTGCTGCGCCGCGAGGGGCGCCAGAGCGGCCGCTGGGAACTGCTGGACGCCGGCGATGTCGTCGTGCACGTCTTCCACGAGGAGGACCGCATGTACTACGGCCTCGAGCGGCTCTGGAAAGACTGCCCGCTCGTGCCGTTCGAGCTGCCCGCTCCGGCCCCGTCGACGGACGCGTAG